One genomic segment of Mycolicibacterium gilvum includes these proteins:
- a CDS encoding sensor domain-containing protein, which translates to MTGRAWAPLLCATAIMAVGCTQIVGGDAVRAVRAIDEDSRSPVDVDTVLLESAQMQAVTGAGRDLTAIPGTESKVPVDVPVDMALPRMAKDLPPQCGWVFAETQVFGSEVEEFRKTSYQNPPRGGLISQAAAGYRDAATAQRAFAAIVEQIEGCGTTDSGAAMVGVVTTTPDSVQTRPGNCGRDYRVKSVVLVEVTFCAFPDSVPEIVMTNILANVPDR; encoded by the coding sequence ATGACGGGCCGTGCCTGGGCGCCGCTGCTGTGTGCGACGGCGATCATGGCTGTCGGGTGCACTCAGATCGTGGGCGGCGATGCGGTGCGCGCAGTACGGGCGATCGACGAGGACTCCCGGTCCCCGGTGGATGTCGACACCGTCCTGCTCGAGAGTGCTCAGATGCAGGCGGTCACGGGCGCGGGCCGGGATCTGACGGCGATACCGGGCACCGAGAGCAAGGTCCCGGTGGACGTCCCGGTGGATATGGCACTTCCCCGGATGGCGAAAGATCTTCCGCCGCAATGCGGGTGGGTGTTCGCCGAGACCCAGGTGTTCGGCTCGGAGGTCGAGGAGTTCCGCAAGACGAGCTACCAGAATCCGCCCCGGGGTGGCCTCATCTCGCAGGCGGCCGCGGGATATCGCGACGCCGCGACGGCGCAACGCGCCTTCGCCGCGATCGTCGAGCAGATCGAGGGATGCGGCACGACGGACTCGGGTGCCGCCATGGTGGGCGTGGTGACGACCACCCCGGATTCGGTGCAGACCAGACCGGGTAACTGCGGCCGCGACTACCGGGTGAAGTCCGTGGTGCTGGTCGAGGTGACGTTCTGCGCGTTTCCGGACTCGGTCCCGGAGATCGTGATGACCAACATCCTGGCCAACGTTCCCGACAGGTAG
- a CDS encoding methionine synthase produces the protein MSVFATATGVGSWPGTSAKEAAEVVVGELHRLPHLVELPARGLGADMIGRAGGLLVDIWIDTVPRGYRIASGRSSVTRRAVSLLEEDLDALEEAWEKAGLRGGARAVKVQAPGPVTLAAQLELPGGHRAITDPGAVRDLTASLAEGVAAHRAALARRLESPVVVQFDEPTLPAALAGRLTGVTSLSPVHPVDDAVVTALLDDCVETVGGDVVVHCCASGVPWKLLQRSAVHAVSVDVDTLSAEDLDGVGEFVDSGRTVVLGAVPTAAPAVRPSAEQIAATVAAVTDRLGFARAVLRDRVGITPACGLAGATTAWARSAIELAQRAADGLADDPEAF, from the coding sequence GTGAGTGTTTTCGCGACTGCGACCGGTGTCGGCTCCTGGCCCGGCACCTCGGCCAAGGAGGCCGCCGAAGTCGTCGTCGGCGAACTCCACCGTCTCCCGCATCTGGTCGAGCTTCCCGCCCGCGGGCTCGGCGCCGACATGATCGGACGTGCCGGCGGGCTGCTCGTCGACATCTGGATCGACACCGTGCCTCGCGGGTACCGCATCGCGTCGGGTCGCAGCTCGGTGACCCGACGTGCGGTGAGCCTGCTGGAGGAGGACCTCGACGCGCTGGAGGAGGCGTGGGAGAAGGCGGGGCTGCGCGGCGGTGCGCGTGCGGTCAAGGTCCAGGCGCCGGGGCCGGTCACGCTCGCGGCGCAGTTGGAGTTGCCCGGCGGGCACCGGGCGATCACCGATCCGGGCGCGGTCCGCGACCTGACGGCATCCCTCGCCGAAGGCGTGGCTGCGCATCGCGCCGCCCTGGCACGCCGTCTGGAGAGCCCGGTGGTGGTGCAGTTCGACGAACCGACCCTGCCCGCGGCACTCGCCGGCAGGCTGACCGGGGTGACGAGTCTGAGCCCCGTGCACCCGGTGGACGACGCGGTGGTCACCGCGCTGCTCGACGACTGCGTGGAGACAGTCGGCGGTGACGTCGTCGTCCACTGCTGCGCGTCGGGTGTCCCGTGGAAACTGTTGCAGCGCAGTGCTGTCCATGCGGTCTCCGTTGACGTCGACACGCTGTCCGCCGAGGACCTGGACGGTGTCGGCGAGTTCGTCGACTCGGGCCGGACCGTCGTGCTGGGTGCGGTCCCCACCGCGGCGCCGGCCGTGCGCCCTTCCGCAGAGCAGATCGCCGCCACGGTCGCCGCGGTGACCGACCGGCTGGGCTTCGCGCGCGCCGTCCTGCGGGACAGGGTCGGGATCACGCCGGCGTGCGGCCTGGCCGGTGCGACCACGGCGTGGGCGCGCTCGGCGATCGAGTTGGCGCAGCGCGCCGCCGACGGTCTGGCCGATGACCCTGAGGCCTTTTGA